The following coding sequences are from one Pusillimonas sp. DMV24BSW_D window:
- a CDS encoding tyrosine-type recombinase/integrase, producing MKPNTHTALTHEPWNKGKLVGQKAPLKLKDIWAIRVRLQLSNDIRNLALFNLAIDSKLRACDLVKLRVRDIGHGEHIATRAIVMQQKTQRPVQFEITEQTRESLVTWIRYKQLRADDFIFSSRIHASLHLSTRQYARIVDAWVTAIGLDPTTYGTHTMRRTKASLIYRRTKNLRAVQLLLGHTKLESTVRYLGIEVDDALEMAEQTEV from the coding sequence ATGAAACCGAATACTCACACCGCCTTGACGCACGAGCCTTGGAACAAGGGCAAACTCGTTGGGCAAAAAGCACCATTAAAGCTCAAGGACATCTGGGCTATCCGTGTCCGACTACAACTGTCAAATGATATCCGTAATCTTGCCCTTTTCAATCTCGCGATTGACAGCAAGCTACGAGCGTGCGATTTGGTGAAACTACGAGTCCGAGATATCGGACACGGAGAACACATAGCAACTCGTGCAATTGTTATGCAGCAGAAAACCCAACGTCCTGTGCAATTTGAAATTACTGAGCAAACACGCGAATCGTTGGTGACATGGATACGCTATAAACAGTTGCGCGCTGATGATTTCATTTTCTCAAGCAGGATTCACGCATCTTTGCACTTGTCGACTAGGCAATATGCTCGGATTGTAGATGCTTGGGTGACCGCCATCGGTTTAGATCCGACCACATACGGCACGCACACAATGCGAAGGACAAAGGCGTCATTAATTTACCGACGTACAAAAAATCTCAGGGCGGTTCAATTGCTACTTGGTCATACCAAGCTCGAAAGCACGGTGCGATACCTTGGTATCGAAGTCGATGACGCGCTGGAGATGGCAGAGCAGACAGAAGTGTGA